One genomic region from Streptomyces sp. NBC_01431 encodes:
- a CDS encoding sugar phosphate isomerase/epimerase family protein yields the protein MTTAKTRIRIGSAPDSWGVWFPDDPRQVPWQRFLDEVAEAGYGWIELGPYGYLPTDPVRLAEETGKRELRVSAGTVFTGLHHGPAVWDKTWAHVSEVAALTRATGAGHLVVIPSFWRDDKTGAVLEDSTLTATQWRDLAGQTERLARELRDLFGLRIVVHPHADTHIDSEENVARFLDATDPDLVNLCLDTGHYAYCGGDSVKLIETYGERIGYLHLKQVDPEVLAQVRAEELPFGPAVARGVMCEPPSGVPALEPVLAAAQALDVNLFAIVEQDMYPCEPDRPLPVAERTRAFLRSCGA from the coding sequence ATGACGACGGCGAAGACCCGCATCCGGATCGGCTCGGCCCCCGACTCCTGGGGCGTCTGGTTCCCCGACGACCCCCGCCAAGTCCCTTGGCAGCGCTTCCTGGACGAGGTCGCGGAGGCGGGCTACGGATGGATCGAGCTCGGACCGTACGGCTATCTCCCCACCGATCCCGTGCGGCTCGCCGAGGAGACGGGCAAGCGCGAGCTGCGGGTCTCCGCCGGGACCGTCTTCACCGGGCTGCACCACGGCCCCGCGGTCTGGGACAAGACCTGGGCGCACGTGTCCGAGGTGGCCGCGCTGACCCGGGCCACCGGCGCCGGACACCTCGTCGTCATCCCGTCCTTCTGGCGCGACGACAAGACCGGCGCGGTTCTGGAGGACAGCACCCTGACCGCCACGCAGTGGCGTGATCTGGCCGGTCAGACCGAGCGCCTCGCCCGCGAGCTGCGGGACCTGTTCGGCCTGCGGATCGTGGTGCACCCGCACGCCGACACGCACATCGACAGCGAGGAGAACGTGGCCCGCTTCCTGGACGCCACCGACCCGGACCTGGTGAACCTGTGCCTGGACACCGGGCACTACGCCTACTGCGGCGGCGACAGCGTGAAGCTGATCGAGACGTACGGGGAGCGGATCGGCTACCTCCACCTCAAGCAGGTCGATCCCGAGGTGCTGGCCCAGGTGCGCGCCGAGGAGCTGCCGTTCGGGCCCGCGGTCGCCCGCGGCGTGATGTGCGAACCGCCGTCGGGGGTGCCCGCCCTCGAACCCGTACTGGCGGCCGCCCAGGCCCTGGACGTCAACCTGTTCGCGATCGTCGAGCAGGACATGTACCCGTGCGAGCCGGACCGGCCGCTGCCCGTCGCCGAGCGCACCCGCGCCTTCCTCCGTTCCTGCGGGGCCTGA
- the iolC gene encoding 5-dehydro-2-deoxygluconokinase has product MDEAPYGTAYDLITMGRIGVDLYPLQTGVSLARVTSFGKFLGGSPSNVAVAAARLGRRTALITRTGRDPFGEYLRTELGEFGVDARWVTSVDGLPTPVTFCEVFPPDDFPLYFYRLPKAPDLEVREGELDLAAIRAARIFWVTGTGLCADPSRTATLAALRARSDSLNSSQDLAQGGRPETGSAPITVFDLDWRPMFWDGDAPGPHYREALRHATVAVGNVDECEVATGIREPRAAAEALLAAGVELAVVKQGPKGVLALHRDGTVAEVPPVPVDVVNGLGAGDAFGGALCHGLLAGWELERVMRYANAAGAIVASRLACSSAMPYPAEVERVLEGGRA; this is encoded by the coding sequence ATGGACGAGGCTCCGTATGGCACTGCGTACGACCTGATCACGATGGGCCGGATCGGGGTCGACCTCTACCCCCTCCAGACCGGGGTGTCGCTGGCGCGGGTCACCTCGTTCGGCAAGTTCCTCGGCGGCTCCCCCTCCAACGTGGCCGTCGCCGCGGCCCGGCTCGGCCGCCGCACCGCCCTCATCACCCGCACCGGGCGCGACCCCTTCGGCGAGTACCTCCGTACGGAACTCGGCGAGTTCGGGGTGGACGCGCGCTGGGTCACGTCCGTGGACGGGCTGCCCACGCCGGTCACCTTCTGCGAGGTGTTTCCACCGGACGACTTCCCGCTGTACTTCTACCGGTTGCCGAAGGCGCCGGATCTGGAGGTGCGGGAAGGGGAGTTGGACCTTGCCGCGATCCGGGCGGCGCGGATCTTCTGGGTGACCGGTACCGGGCTGTGCGCCGATCCCAGCCGCACGGCGACGCTGGCGGCGCTGCGGGCACGATCCGATTCCTTGAACTCCTCCCAGGACCTCGCGCAGGGGGGACGCCCAGAGACTGGATCCGCGCCGATCACCGTGTTCGATCTCGACTGGCGGCCCATGTTCTGGGACGGCGACGCCCCGGGACCCCACTACCGCGAGGCCCTGCGCCACGCCACCGTCGCCGTGGGCAACGTCGACGAGTGCGAGGTGGCCACCGGCATCCGGGAGCCGCGGGCCGCGGCCGAGGCGCTGCTGGCCGCCGGCGTCGAGCTCGCCGTCGTCAAGCAGGGGCCCAAGGGCGTGCTCGCCCTGCACCGCGACGGCACCGTCGCCGAGGTGCCGCCCGTACCGGTCGACGTGGTCAACGGGCTCGGCGCGGGCGACGCGTTCGGCGGGGCGCTGTGTCACGGGCTGCTCGCGGGCTGGGAGTTGGAGCGCGTGATGCGGTACGCGAACGCCGCCGGGGCCATCGTGGCGTCCCGGCTCGCCTGCTCCTCCGCGATGCCGTACCCCGCCGAGGTCGAGCGCGTCCTGGAAGGCGGCCGGGCATGA
- a CDS encoding Cgl0159 family (beta/alpha)8-fold protein, with amino-acid sequence MTADTGPAQLALIRARHPEAVAEAAARRARRPLLRGDGARLMVIAADHPARGALGVGANGLAMADRGDLLDRLRLALSRPGVDGVLASADILEDLLLLGALEDKVVVGSMNRGGLAGAAFELDDRFTGHRAQDLDRLGFDAGKLLLRIDYEDPGSLTTLHAAARAVDEMAERQLPVFVEPFICRRQGGRIRNDLSAEAVTRSIAIASGLAGTSAYTWLKVPVTENPDDMAAVMATSTLPAVLLGGDIGDDQDAAFEKWRGALQLPTVQGLVAGRSLLYPADGDVAAAVDTAVGLL; translated from the coding sequence ATGACCGCGGACACCGGGCCCGCCCAGCTCGCCCTGATCCGGGCCCGCCACCCCGAGGCCGTCGCCGAGGCGGCCGCCCGGCGCGCCCGCAGACCGCTGCTGCGCGGCGACGGCGCGCGGCTGATGGTGATCGCCGCCGACCATCCGGCCCGGGGCGCGCTCGGCGTCGGCGCCAACGGGCTCGCCATGGCCGACCGGGGCGACCTCCTGGACCGGCTTCGCCTCGCGCTTTCGCGGCCCGGCGTCGACGGAGTGCTCGCCAGCGCCGACATCCTGGAGGACCTGCTGCTGCTCGGCGCCCTTGAGGACAAGGTCGTGGTCGGCTCGATGAACCGTGGTGGACTCGCCGGGGCCGCCTTCGAACTGGACGACCGGTTCACCGGCCACCGCGCCCAGGACCTTGACCGGCTCGGTTTCGACGCGGGCAAACTGCTGCTCAGGATTGACTACGAGGACCCCGGCTCGCTCACCACGCTGCACGCGGCCGCCCGCGCCGTCGACGAGATGGCCGAGCGTCAACTCCCGGTGTTCGTCGAGCCGTTCATCTGCCGTCGGCAGGGCGGCCGGATCCGCAACGACCTGTCCGCCGAGGCCGTCACCCGGTCCATCGCCATCGCCTCGGGCCTGGCCGGCACCTCCGCGTACACCTGGCTGAAGGTGCCCGTCACCGAGAACCCCGACGACATGGCCGCGGTCATGGCCACCAGTACGCTGCCCGCGGTGCTGCTCGGCGGCGACATAGGGGACGACCAGGACGCCGCCTTCGAGAAGTGGCGCGGAGCGCTTCAGCTGCCCACCGTGCAGGGACTGGTGGCGGGCCGCTCGCTGCTCTATCCGGCCGACGGCGATGTGGCGGCGGCCGTCGATACCGCCGTCGGACTGCTGTAG
- the iolB gene encoding 5-deoxy-glucuronate isomerase — protein MDHQELLVRAGSAARDAYAVDIDPGRAGWSYSCLRVLELPPGGSHLLAAGDSEWLVVPLSGGCIVHTDDTTVELLGRKSVFEGATDFAYVPRDAHTQIASGAGGRFALAGARCERRLPARHGPAPEVPVETRGTGNCSRTVRNFASADAFVCDRLIAVEVITPGGNWSSYPPHKHDERRPGRESELEEIYYFEFERPDGYGYQRVSPSRENGAELLAEVRTGDAVLVPNGWHGPSIAQPGNAMYYLNVMAGPGQEREWKISFHPDHVEGYR, from the coding sequence ATGGATCACCAGGAACTGCTCGTACGGGCCGGGTCCGCCGCCCGGGACGCGTACGCCGTCGACATCGACCCCGGGCGGGCCGGCTGGAGCTACTCCTGCCTGCGGGTGCTCGAACTGCCGCCCGGCGGCTCGCACCTGCTGGCCGCCGGCGACAGCGAGTGGCTCGTGGTGCCGCTCAGCGGCGGCTGCATTGTGCACACCGACGACACGACCGTCGAACTGCTCGGCAGGAAGAGCGTGTTCGAGGGCGCCACCGACTTCGCCTATGTGCCGCGTGACGCGCACACCCAGATCGCCTCCGGCGCGGGCGGCCGTTTCGCGCTGGCAGGAGCGCGGTGCGAGCGACGACTCCCCGCTCGCCACGGCCCCGCGCCGGAGGTGCCCGTCGAAACCCGGGGCACCGGGAACTGTTCCCGTACGGTGCGCAACTTCGCCTCCGCCGACGCCTTCGTATGCGACCGGCTGATCGCCGTGGAGGTGATCACGCCCGGCGGCAACTGGTCCTCGTACCCGCCACACAAGCACGACGAACGGCGGCCGGGCCGCGAGAGCGAGCTGGAGGAGATCTACTACTTCGAGTTCGAGCGCCCGGACGGCTACGGCTACCAGCGCGTCTCGCCGTCCCGCGAAAACGGCGCCGAGCTGCTCGCCGAGGTCCGCACCGGCGACGCGGTCCTCGTGCCCAACGGCTGGCACGGGCCCTCGATCGCCCAGCCGGGCAACGCCATGTACTACCTGAACGTCATGGCGGGACCCGGGCAGGAACGGGAGTGGAAGATCTCCTTCCACCCTGATCACGTGGAGGGATACCGGTGA
- the iolD gene encoding 3D-(3,5/4)-trihydroxycyclohexane-1,2-dione acylhydrolase (decyclizing), with the protein MPVTATTRRLTTAQALIAFLARQYTSRDGVNHRLIAATWGIFGHGNVAGVGQALLESGPDNMPYLQGRNEQAMVHAAVGYARQRDRLSAHAVTTSIGPGATNLVTGAALATVNHIPVLLLPGDTFASRPADPVLQQLEVPYAGDVSVNDCLRPVSRYFDRVARPEALIPAALNAMSVLTDPANTGAVTLALPQDVQAEAYDWPEDFFRERVWPIRSPAVDPDELTLAVRELQEAARPLIVVGGGVRHAGAQEVLGRLAEDTGIPVASTQAGKGALDHDHPRDVGGIGHTGTAAADELARGADVVLGVGTRWTDFTTASSTLFQNPAVRFINLNIRPADAHKMGGRQLVGDARTGLTALHEALRGHRVPASYEAECARLKTAWEARVGAAYAAASDDARPTQAQVLGALDTLVTGDDILINAAGSLPGDLHKLWRTRSRDQYHVEYGYSCMGYEIPAAIGVALAAPGRPVWALVGDGTYLMNPTEIVTAVQENIPIKVVILQNYGYASIGGLSDAVGGERFGTAYRFRAADGTYGGDPLPVDLAANAASLGMRVLRPKTVRDLREALAQARQADVPTCVYVETETPDTVSGPPPAQAWWDVPVAETATRTSAVEAREEYERHVTARRRHL; encoded by the coding sequence ATACCGGTGACCGCTACGACGCGTCGACTCACCACCGCGCAGGCGCTGATCGCCTTCCTGGCCCGCCAGTACACCTCGCGCGACGGCGTCAACCACCGCCTGATCGCAGCCACTTGGGGCATCTTCGGGCACGGGAACGTCGCCGGGGTCGGGCAGGCGCTGCTCGAATCCGGGCCGGACAACATGCCGTACCTCCAGGGCCGCAACGAGCAGGCCATGGTGCACGCGGCCGTCGGCTACGCCCGCCAGCGCGACCGGCTCTCCGCGCACGCCGTGACCACCTCGATCGGCCCCGGCGCCACCAACCTGGTCACGGGCGCGGCGCTGGCCACCGTCAACCACATCCCGGTGCTGCTCCTGCCAGGCGACACCTTCGCCAGCCGTCCCGCCGACCCGGTGCTCCAGCAGCTCGAAGTCCCGTACGCGGGCGATGTGTCGGTCAACGACTGCCTGCGCCCGGTGTCCCGTTACTTCGACCGCGTGGCCCGCCCCGAGGCGCTGATCCCGGCCGCACTGAACGCGATGAGCGTGCTCACCGACCCGGCGAACACGGGCGCGGTGACCCTCGCACTGCCGCAGGACGTCCAGGCGGAGGCGTACGACTGGCCGGAGGACTTCTTCCGGGAGCGGGTCTGGCCGATCCGCTCTCCGGCCGTCGACCCCGATGAACTGACCCTGGCAGTAAGGGAGTTGCAGGAAGCCGCCCGTCCCCTGATCGTCGTCGGCGGAGGGGTCCGGCACGCCGGTGCTCAGGAAGTCCTCGGCCGGCTCGCCGAGGACACCGGCATCCCGGTGGCGAGCACCCAGGCGGGCAAGGGTGCCCTCGATCACGACCATCCCCGTGATGTCGGCGGCATCGGCCACACCGGCACGGCCGCCGCCGACGAACTGGCCCGCGGTGCCGATGTGGTGCTCGGCGTCGGCACCCGCTGGACCGACTTCACCACCGCCTCCTCGACCCTGTTCCAGAACCCCGCCGTCCGCTTCATCAACCTCAACATCAGGCCCGCCGACGCGCACAAGATGGGCGGTCGGCAACTGGTCGGCGACGCCCGCACCGGACTGACCGCGCTGCACGAGGCGCTGCGAGGCCACCGCGTACCGGCCTCATACGAGGCCGAGTGCGCGCGGCTCAAGACGGCGTGGGAAGCGCGGGTCGGTGCCGCCTACGCGGCGGCATCCGACGACGCCCGCCCCACCCAGGCTCAAGTCCTCGGCGCACTCGACACGTTGGTCACCGGGGACGACATCCTGATCAACGCGGCGGGGTCGCTCCCCGGCGACCTGCACAAACTGTGGCGGACCCGCTCGCGCGACCAGTACCACGTCGAATACGGCTACTCGTGCATGGGCTACGAGATCCCGGCGGCCATCGGCGTCGCCCTCGCGGCACCCGGGCGGCCGGTATGGGCGCTGGTCGGCGACGGTACGTATCTGATGAATCCCACCGAGATCGTCACCGCGGTGCAGGAGAACATCCCCATCAAGGTGGTGATCCTCCAGAACTACGGGTACGCCTCGATCGGCGGGCTCTCGGACGCGGTGGGGGGTGAGCGGTTCGGCACGGCGTACCGGTTCCGCGCGGCGGACGGGACGTACGGCGGCGATCCGCTGCCCGTCGACCTGGCGGCCAACGCGGCCTCGCTCGGGATGCGGGTCCTGCGCCCCAAAACCGTGCGTGACCTGCGAGAAGCCCTGGCCCAAGCACGTCAGGCCGACGTGCCCACATGTGTCTACGTGGAGACCGAAACGCCCGACACTGTGTCGGGGCCGCCCCCGGCCCAGGCATGGTGGGATGTGCCCGTGGCCGAGACAGCGACCCGAACGTCGGCGGTCGAGGCCCGCGAGGAGTACGAACGGCACGTCACCGCCCGACGCCGCCATCTGTGA